The following coding sequences lie in one Silene latifolia isolate original U9 population chromosome 5, ASM4854445v1, whole genome shotgun sequence genomic window:
- the LOC141656330 gene encoding uncharacterized protein LOC141656330 yields the protein MKESNKNDGLKRPSVKLSTRELFICIDSYTKPLLSESQLYQPTKMQKLKPMSQFRVSSCIRNEKDPIAAFNLFLNPNQTPNSTLKPFKHSLLSYDLIIDKLGRAKLFHELELILSKLKLETRISPTEIMFCNVITWYARGRLIDKALQVFDEMPMYRCPKTVKSLNTLLNGLLICREYDKMERIFLGFGRFGWRDACTYNVMINSCRARGDLVGARRLFDEMLERRFRPNVATFATLIAALCEGLKLKEALKLWNDMSRGYKIEPNVFVYTSLIKGLCDANELTEAFRLKDEMLEKNMKITSPIFTTLIRGLFKVGRKDDVQGVLDEMTKIGCKPDTATYNALITGYCEEGRIELGLGVLNEMKDKGCKPDVVSYNVIIRAYLNDGKFREAMDLFEDMPRRGCKPDVVSYRVLVQGLVDGTMLQEVVSYLDEMVFKGFAPYPVVINKFMTRLHQEGNSELLFQVLTSLAKGNYIYTDSWTLVTSIVCENSELSSFRQLFDSLIGDNCQVGLTAEQFCLNSNQTGEV from the coding sequence ATGAAAGAATCAAATAAAAATGACGGTTTGAAGAGACCTTCTGTCAAATTATCTACGCGGGAACTTTTTATTTGTATCGACTCTTATACTAAACCGTTACTCTCAGAGTCTCAGCTGTATCAACCAACAAAGATGCAGAAATTAAAACCGATGTCCCAATTTCGTGTCTCATCTTGTATTCGTAACGAAAAAGACCCAATTGCTGCTTTCAATCTCTTCCTAAACCCTAATCAAACCCCCAATTCAACCCTTAAACCCTTCAAACATTCTCTTCTTTCCTATGATCTCATCATCGATAAGCTCGGTCGAGCGAAACTTTTCCATGAATTGGAGCTAATCCTCTCCAAATTGAAGCTTGAGACTCGGATTAGTCCGACTGAAATCATGTTTTGTAATGTGATCACTTGGTATGCTAGAGGTCGTTTAATTGATAAAGCACTCcaggtgtttgatgaaatgccaatgTATCGATGTCCAAAAACGGTGAAGTCGTTGAATACGCTATTAAACGGGCTTTTAATTTGTCGGGAATATGATAAGATGGAGaggatttttttgggttttggtcGGTTTGGTTGGCGGGATGCTTGTACTTATAATGTGATGATTAATTCTTGTAGAGCGCGAGGTGATTTGGTGGGTGCGCGGAgattgtttgatgaaatgcttgagaGGAGGTTTCGGCCAAATGTAGCGACTTTCGCGACTTTGATTGCTGCGCTTTGTGAGGGGTTGAAGTTGAAGGAAGCGTTAAAGTTGTGGAATGATATGAGTCGGGGTTACAAGATTGAGCCGAATGTGTTTGTTTACACATCGTTGATTAAAGGGCTTTGTGACGCAAATGAGCTAACCGAAGCTTTCCGGCTGAAAGACGAGATGCTAGAAAAAAACATGAAAATCACTTCGCCTATTTTCACTACCCTGATTAGAGGTCTGTTTAAGGTTGGCCGTAAGGATGATGTTCAAGGTGTTTTGGACGAGATGACGAAAATTGGGTGTAAGCCGGATACTGCAACCTACAACGCGTTAATTACTGGTTACTGTGAAGAAGGTCGGATTGAATTAGGTTTAGGAGTATTGAATGAAATGAAAGATAAGGGATGTAAACCTGATGTGGTTAGTTATAATGTCATTATCCGTGCTTATCTTAATGACGGTAAATTCAGAGAAGCCATGGATTTATTCGAAGATATGCCAAGACGAGGTTGTAAACCTGATGTCGTGTCCTATCGGGTACTTGTTCAGGGGCTTGTTGATGGAACGATGCTGCAGGAAGTCGTTTCTTATTTGGATGAAATGGTATTCAAGGGTTTTGCTCCGTATCCTGTAGTGATAAACAAGTTCATGACACGTTTGCATCAGGAAGGGAATTCGGAGCTGTTGTTTCAAGTATTAACTAGCTTAGCTAAAGGAAACTACATTTATACTGATTCTTGGACATTGGTGACTTCTATTGTTTGCGAGAACAGCGAGTTGTCAAGTTTCCGTCAGCTTTTTGATTCACTGATAGGTGACAACTGCCAAGTAGGGCTGACTGCTGAGCAGTTCTGTCTGAACTCGAATCAGACCGGAGAGGTTTAG
- the LOC141657928 gene encoding uncharacterized protein LOC141657928: protein MSRGYKIEPNVFVYTSLIKGLCDTKDLTKAFRLKDEMLERNMKITSPIFTILIRGLFKVGRKDDVQGVLDEMTRIGCKPDTATYNALITGYCEEGRIELGLGVLNEMGDKGCKPDVVSYNVIIRAYLNDGKIREAMDLFDDMLRRGCKPDVVSYRVLVQGLADEMELRDFFLYLDEMVFKGFAPYPVTINKFMKRLHQEGNSEMVFRVLNSLANGNYIDTDSWTLVTSMVCENSELSSFCHLFDSLTSDNCHVGFSSSVRARIRPEKFMPRWMNQGNGPK from the coding sequence atgAGTCGGGGATACAAGATTGAGCCGAATGTGTTTGTTTACACGTCGCTGATTAAAGGGCTTTGTGACACAAAGGACTTAACCAAAGCTTTCCGACTCAAAGATGAGATGTTAGAAAGAAACATGAAAATCACTTCGCCTATTTTCACTATCCTGATTAGAGGTCTGTTTAAGGTTGGCAGGAAGGATGATGTTCAAGGTGTTTTGGACGAGATGACGAGAATTGGGTGTAAGCCGGATACTGCAACCTACAACGCGTTAATTACTGGTTATTGTGAAGAAGGTCGGATTGAATTAGGTCTAGGAGTATTGAATGAAATGGGAGATAAGGGATGTAAACCTGATGTGGTTAGTTATAATGTCATTATCCGTGCTTATCTTAATGACGGTAAAATTAGAGAAGCCATGGATTTATTCGATGATATGCTAAGACGAGGATGTAAACCTGATGTCGTATCCTATCGGGTACTTGTTCAGGGGCTTGCTGATGAAATGGAGCTGCgggatttttttttgtatttggatGAAATGGTATTCAAGGGTTTTGCTCCTTATCCTGTAACGATAAACAAGTTCATGAAACGTTTGCATCAGGAAGGGAATTCAGAGATGGTGTTTCGAGTGTTAAATAGCCTAGCTAATGGAAATTACATTGATACTGATTCTTGGACATTAGTGACTTCTATGGTTTGTGAGAACAGCGAGTTGTCAAGTTTCTGTCATCTTTTTGATTCACTGACTAGTGACAATTGCCATGTAGGGTTCAGCAGTTCTGTCAGAGCTCGAATCAGACCGGAGAAGTTTATGCCAAGGTGGATGAATCAAGGAAATGGACCAAAATGA